One part of the Mariniflexile litorale genome encodes these proteins:
- the tilS gene encoding tRNA lysidine(34) synthetase TilS produces MINSFQNHIDSKLSFLKNSKLLIAISGGIDSVVLTHLCYKIGLNMALAHCNFNLRGKESDADEDFVLQLAEDLGLEVFIESFDTKAYAETNKRSIQMAARELRYKWFKILAEQLQFDYVLTAHHADDNLETFLINFIRGTGLDGLTGIPEVNDVFVRPLLPFSRETIEAYVKDNKIQWVEDSGNKTTKYVRNKLRHDVIPVLKEINPSLLESFQKTMSHLQGASDIVDDSIEALFKNGIMKLTPTGFKMQISEIQKFYNPKAYLYRFLNIYGFTEWDDVVNLLQAQSGKQVHSSTHRLIKDRDFLLLSEIAVDESQSITILETDKQIEIPLGMLFFDEADGILDTHKNTIYIDKTTIMFPLILRKWGEGDVFYPLGMEGKKKKVSKYLKDEKQSVLDKENIWVLCSGDAIIWVVGMRGDHRFRVTDKTKHILKVELK; encoded by the coding sequence ATGATAAACAGTTTTCAAAATCATATAGATTCCAAACTATCATTTTTAAAAAACAGCAAGTTACTTATTGCCATTTCTGGAGGGATTGACAGTGTGGTTTTAACCCATTTATGTTATAAAATAGGTTTGAATATGGCGTTAGCCCATTGTAATTTTAATTTACGGGGCAAAGAAAGTGATGCGGATGAAGATTTTGTATTGCAATTAGCTGAAGATTTAGGGCTGGAAGTTTTTATAGAAAGTTTTGATACCAAAGCCTATGCGGAAACTAACAAGCGTTCCATACAAATGGCAGCACGTGAGTTGCGTTACAAATGGTTTAAAATATTGGCAGAACAACTTCAGTTTGATTATGTATTAACCGCACACCATGCTGATGATAATTTGGAAACTTTTTTAATAAATTTTATTAGAGGGACTGGTTTAGATGGCTTAACAGGTATTCCTGAAGTGAATGATGTTTTTGTGCGTCCGTTATTACCTTTTTCAAGAGAAACTATTGAGGCTTACGTGAAAGATAACAAGATTCAATGGGTGGAAGATAGTGGAAACAAAACAACCAAATATGTGCGCAATAAGTTGCGACATGATGTGATTCCTGTTTTAAAAGAAATAAACCCCAGTTTATTAGAAAGTTTTCAAAAAACCATGAGTCATTTACAAGGGGCTAGCGATATTGTTGACGATAGCATTGAAGCTCTTTTTAAGAATGGGATAATGAAATTAACCCCCACGGGTTTTAAAATGCAAATTTCTGAAATACAAAAGTTTTATAACCCGAAAGCGTATTTATACCGTTTTTTAAACATTTATGGATTTACAGAGTGGGATGATGTTGTAAACTTATTACAAGCACAATCTGGCAAGCAAGTACATTCATCAACGCACCGCTTGATAAAGGATCGAGATTTTTTATTATTGAGTGAAATAGCGGTAGATGAAAGTCAATCAATTACTATTTTAGAAACTGATAAACAAATTGAAATACCTTTAGGTATGCTCTTCTTTGATGAAGCTGATGGCATTTTAGATACACATAAAAACACGATTTACATTGATAAAACAACTATTATGTTTCCATTAATTTTAAGGAAATGGGGGGAAGGCGATGTGTTTTACCCTTTAGGTATGGAGGGGAAAAAGAAGAAGGTTAGTAAGTATCTTAAAGATGAAAAGCAATCGGTTTTAGATAAAGAAAATATTTGGGTACTATGTTCTGGGGATGCCATTATATGGGTAGTCGGCATGCGTGGCGATCATCGTTTTCGGGTAACCGATAAAACAAAGCATATTTTAAAAGTTGAGCTGAAATAA
- the ade gene encoding adenine deaminase — MKLQGNIVDIKNKRIFKGEVTFESGKILSIEEKQHGVENYILPGFVDAHIHIESSMLVPSEFARLAVTHGTVATVSDPHEIANVLGVKGVKFMIENGKKTPFKFNFGAPSCVPATTFESAGAVIDSDAIKTLLENPDIKYLAEMMNYPGVLFDDAEVLKKIAWAKQYNKPVDGHAPGLRGNDVTKYIHSGISTDHECFTHDEALEKLQKGMKILIREGSAAKNFEALIGLASEHFENMMFCSDDKHPDDLILDHINKLCARAVAKGVDVFKVLEMACINPVKHYNLEVGLLQVGDAADCIVIKDLINFKTLQTYISGVLVFDNGMSLIKPVSFENLNNFSCNKKKISDFRIESSAEKIRVIEALEGQLVTNELIEDALIVNGNLVSSIEKDILKMTVVNRYKNQTPAMAFIKNFGLKEGAIASSVGHDSHNIIAVGVSDEAICKAVNLLIENKGGICVVSNSEEKIVSLPVAGIMSDKDGYTIGKQYAELDTMAKHLGSKLNAPFMSLSFMALLVIPSLKLSDKGLFNGTDFKFTSLTLDN; from the coding sequence TTGAAACTACAAGGCAACATAGTCGACATAAAAAACAAACGCATTTTTAAAGGTGAAGTCACTTTTGAAAGTGGGAAGATTCTATCCATTGAAGAAAAGCAACATGGTGTTGAAAACTACATTCTTCCGGGTTTTGTAGATGCACATATTCATATTGAAAGTTCCATGTTGGTACCCAGTGAGTTTGCACGGTTAGCCGTTACACATGGTACGGTGGCCACCGTTTCCGATCCGCATGAAATAGCAAATGTGTTGGGTGTTAAAGGTGTGAAATTTATGATTGAAAACGGTAAAAAAACGCCGTTTAAATTCAATTTTGGAGCGCCTTCGTGTGTGCCTGCAACGACGTTTGAATCGGCAGGAGCTGTTATAGATTCCGACGCAATTAAAACACTTCTTGAAAATCCAGATATCAAGTATTTAGCTGAAATGATGAATTATCCAGGCGTATTATTTGATGATGCTGAAGTCCTAAAAAAAATAGCTTGGGCAAAACAGTATAATAAACCCGTTGATGGGCATGCACCCGGATTGAGAGGTAACGATGTTACTAAATACATCCATTCAGGAATTTCAACCGACCATGAGTGTTTTACTCATGATGAAGCCTTAGAGAAATTACAGAAAGGCATGAAAATCTTAATTAGAGAAGGCAGTGCTGCTAAGAATTTTGAGGCTTTAATAGGTTTAGCATCAGAACATTTTGAAAACATGATGTTTTGTAGCGATGATAAACATCCAGACGATTTAATTTTAGACCACATAAACAAACTTTGCGCCAGAGCTGTAGCAAAAGGCGTGGACGTGTTTAAAGTGTTGGAAATGGCGTGTATAAATCCTGTAAAACATTATAATTTAGAAGTTGGCCTATTACAGGTTGGTGATGCAGCCGATTGTATTGTGATTAAAGATTTAATCAATTTTAAAACGCTTCAAACTTATATAAGCGGTGTCTTGGTTTTTGATAACGGAATGTCTTTAATAAAACCCGTTTCTTTTGAAAATCTGAATAATTTCAGCTGTAATAAAAAGAAGATTTCCGATTTTAGAATAGAATCTTCAGCAGAAAAAATAAGAGTTATCGAAGCGTTAGAAGGACAATTAGTCACTAATGAATTAATTGAAGATGCTTTAATTGTTAATGGAAACTTAGTGTCAAGTATCGAAAAAGATATTTTAAAAATGACGGTTGTCAATCGTTATAAAAACCAAACACCAGCCATGGCCTTTATTAAGAATTTCGGATTAAAAGAAGGAGCCATCGCCTCATCTGTTGGTCACGATTCACATAATATTATAGCAGTGGGTGTGTCAGACGAAGCTATTTGTAAGGCGGTTAATTTACTTATTGAAAATAAAGGAGGTATTTGTGTGGTCTCTAATTCCGAAGAAAAAATAGTATCGCTCCCCGTTGCGGGTATTATGAGTGATAAAGACGGATACACCATTGGAAAACAATACGCAGAACTGGACACTATGGCGAAACATTTAGGTTCTAAATTAAATGCCCCATTCATGAGTTTATCGTTTATGGCATTGCTAGTAATTCCATCATTAAAATTAAGCGATAAAGGATTGTTTAATGGTACAGATTTTAAATTCACATCTTTGACACTTGATAATTGA
- a CDS encoding alpha/beta fold hydrolase: protein MPIIESTYKPPFFLKKGFVSTVYSGLVRRVSLKQERERLTLNDGDFLDLDWSFSKEKGSKLIILLHGLEGHAQRPYVTGTAKLFNENAIDAVCVNFRGCSGEDNLLFRSYHSGATEDLEAVINHAITQKGYSEIYLKGISLGANIILKYLGERDAVPTQVKVGIAISVPCYLSGSAKELHTFKNILFHDRFKKHLVSRLKIKQKNFSNDINREAIESIKTLYDFDTVYTSKAHGFKNAEDYYEKSSCLQFLPQIKTPSLIINALNDSFLSPECYPVKEAKHNPYLYLEMPKFGGHVGFIDKKNVYYNEKRALEFIQLHS from the coding sequence ATGCCCATAATAGAATCCACCTACAAACCACCATTCTTTTTAAAAAAAGGATTTGTTTCCACTGTTTATTCCGGATTAGTGCGTCGGGTTTCTTTAAAGCAGGAACGCGAACGTTTAACTTTAAACGATGGTGATTTTCTAGATTTAGATTGGAGCTTTTCAAAAGAAAAAGGTAGTAAACTTATTATTTTGCTCCACGGATTGGAAGGTCACGCCCAACGTCCTTATGTAACAGGAACTGCAAAACTATTTAACGAAAATGCTATAGATGCTGTTTGTGTTAATTTTAGAGGCTGTAGTGGCGAAGACAACTTGCTATTCCGAAGTTACCATTCTGGTGCTACCGAAGATTTAGAAGCTGTTATAAATCACGCAATTACACAAAAAGGATATTCTGAAATCTACTTAAAAGGCATCAGTTTGGGTGCAAATATTATTTTGAAATATTTAGGCGAACGGGACGCTGTTCCTACACAAGTAAAAGTAGGTATTGCCATTTCGGTACCTTGTTATCTTTCTGGTTCTGCTAAAGAATTACACACATTTAAAAATATATTATTTCACGATCGGTTTAAAAAACATTTGGTGAGCAGATTAAAAATCAAACAAAAAAACTTTAGTAATGATATCAATAGGGAAGCTATTGAATCTATTAAAACATTGTATGATTTTGATACCGTTTATACTTCAAAAGCCCATGGCTTTAAAAACGCTGAAGATTATTATGAAAAAAGCAGTTGCTTGCAATTTTTACCTCAAATAAAAACACCCTCATTGATTATAAATGCGCTTAACGATTCATTTTTATCACCTGAATGTTATCCTGTAAAAGAGGCAAAACACAACCCGTATTTGTATTTAGAAATGCCTAAATTTGGAGGACATGTAGGTTTTATTGATAAAAAGAATGTGTATTATAATGAAAAACGAGCGTTGGAGTTTATTCAATTACATTCTTAA
- a CDS encoding Lrp/AsnC family transcriptional regulator yields MENLDETDVTILRILQNDSKKTAKEIAHILNLTSSPVYERIRRLEKQGFIKKYVAILDKKLIDRSVTTICQVSMRYHNEAFIEKFEEQIQNLKEVQECYHMAGQVDFILKINTKDLESYHNFVKYKLSTIENIGVLNSTFVLKDIKHTSAFYI; encoded by the coding sequence ATGGAAAATTTAGATGAAACCGATGTAACCATACTTAGAATTTTACAAAATGATTCTAAAAAAACGGCTAAAGAAATAGCGCACATTTTAAATTTAACATCCTCACCTGTTTACGAACGTATCCGTCGTCTTGAAAAACAAGGGTTTATAAAAAAATACGTTGCTATATTAGACAAAAAACTCATTGACAGATCTGTAACAACCATCTGCCAAGTCTCCATGCGCTATCACAACGAAGCTTTTATTGAAAAATTTGAAGAGCAAATTCAAAATCTAAAGGAGGTGCAAGAATGTTATCACATGGCAGGACAGGTTGATTTTATTTTAAAAATAAACACCAAAGATTTAGAAAGTTATCATAATTTTGTGAAATATAAACTTTCAACAATTGAAAACATTGGCGTACTAAATAGCACCTTTGTTTTAAAAGATATTAAGCATACTTCTGCGTTTTATATTTAA